A genomic stretch from Oncorhynchus tshawytscha isolate Ot180627B linkage group LG07, Otsh_v2.0, whole genome shotgun sequence includes:
- the LOC112253709 gene encoding oocyte zinc finger protein XlCOF6-like isoform X1 encodes MAELEKDAGLPQPMQENRDEEEPGNSMAEEMDTPEDLQDDNLIEREHFHSSNNEQQDGHLVVRRNVILERTKFNQRQQEAGETAEDFITALNCLSEHCGYGALLSEMIRDRLVAGLHDRRLSKQLQFDPELTLDKAVTRIRQTELVKKPQDLPEYTFKATSSAANVESVLSHSKQQCPANVQCQSEKNQNSERPQQPQTTQENAEDPLDTNDTDGFSPGGEKPHYCAYCGRSFQKVRDLIRHQRTHTGEKPHNCFDCNRSFARLDNLKSHQKIHVKDKHHFHSTKCVESFVLLEKLEKHLLENTFKATSSAANVDSVPELGKNQHPERLLPQTTLENREKPHHDTSDDPIVSSNGGDRRHPCSDCGKNFTRVYHLKRHQRTHTGEKPHHCSDCGKSYSQSYDLKIHHQRKHMKGKYFHCNHCEERFSKPEDLNTHMHVHAGEKPYLCPDCGKRFQLLNAFEMHQQKHTLGLLECSYCGKSFSKVDKLKLHQRTHTGEKHFRCPDCGKSFTRSDLLKSHQRTHKKEGDCLYCDKSFSEPGELKIHMEVHSQERPHLCPDCGKRFKLLWSLKKHQRKHTEKISPREKRHHCSDCNKSFTRGYHLKRHRETHTGEKPFHCSNCDKSFAGKERLKQHQLTHKEKKRHRCSRCDKRFPDMAKLRSHLPVHSVELALHCSDCGKYFLNKAKFERHQKIHTGSGKIPFLCTDCGEGFTNLRQFEDHQRTHTGEKPYCCIDCGKSFAHEKTFKCHKQAHKFKLSGERAAYPCSECGNTFSRSCDVMSHVRRVHNKERPFQCSCCGKRFFQKNSLTIHMRMHTGEKPYHCSECGQSFSQMNDRKRHQKRQHSGEET; translated from the coding sequence GCAGAGGAGATGGACACCCCAGAAGACCTGCAAGATGACAACCTGATCGAGCGGGAACACTTCCACAGTTCTAATAATGAACAGCAAGATGGACATTTGGTAGTTAGGAGGAATGTAATATTAGAACGAACTAAATTCAACCAAAGACAACAGGAAGCAGGAGAGACAGCTGAGGATTTTATCACTGCACTCAATTGTTTGTCAGAACATTGCGGTTATGGAGCTCTGCTCAGTGAGATGATAAGAGACAGACTAGTCGCAGGCTTACATGACAGAAGATTGTCCAAGCAATTACAATTTGACCCAGAACTAACACTGGATAAAGCTGTCACACGCATTCGTCAAACTGAACTTGTGAAAAAGCCACAGGACCTGCCAGAGTATACCTTCAAAGCTACCAGCAGTGCAGCAAATGTAGAGAGTGTGCTTTCACATAGCAAACAGCAATGCCCAGCCAATGTCCAGTGCCAATCAGAGAAGAATCAAAACTCAGAAAGACCACAACAACCTCAAACAACGCAGGAGAATGCAGAAGATCCCCTGGATACTAATGACACTGATGGCTTCAGTCCTGGAGGAGAAAAGCCTCACTACTGCGCCTACTGCGGTAGGAGCTTTCAAAAAGTAAGGGATCTTATAAGACACCAGCGAACACATACTGGAGAGAAGCCTCACAACTGCTTTGATTGCAACAGAAGTTTTGCTCGATTAGATAATCTCAAGTCACACCAAAAAATACACGTGAAAGACAAACATCATTTTCACTCCACTAAATGTGTGGAAAGCTTTGTCCTATTGGAGAAGCTTGAAAAACACCTGCTGGAGAATACCTTCAAAGCTACCAGCAGTGCAGCAAATGTAGACAGTGTGCCTGAACTTGGTAAAAATCAGCACCCAGAAAGACTACTGCCCCAAACAACtctggagaacagagagaagcctCATCATGATACTTCCGATGACCCTATTGTGAGTTCTAATGGAGGTGACAGGCGTCATCCCTGCTCCGACTGTGGGAAGAACTTTACACGAGTTTATCATCTTAAAAGACACCAACGAACTCATACGGGAGAGAAGCCTCATCACTGCTCTGATTGTGGCAAAAGTTATTCTCAGTCGTATGATCTGAAAATACACCACCAGCGAAAGCATATGAAAGGGAAATACTTCCACTGCAATCATTGTGAAGAACGTTTCTCCAAACCAGAGGatctgaacacacacatgcatgtacatgCTGGAGAAAAGCCATACCTTTGCCCagactgtgggaagagattccAGTTGTTAAATGCATTTGAAATGCACCAACAAAAACATACTTTGGGGCTTCTTGAGTGCTCTTATTGTGGTAAAAGTTTTTCTAAGGTGGATAAACTTAAACTACACCAGCGAACGCATACGGGAGAGAAACATTTTCGCTGCCCTGACTGTGGGAAAAGTTTTACCCGCTCGGATCTTCTGAAAAGTCACCAGAGGACACATAAGAAAGAGGGTGATTGTCTGTACTGTGATAAAAGCTTTTCTGAACCTGGAGAACTAAAAATACACATGGAAGTACATAGTCAAGAAAGGCCTCACCTTTGCCCcgactgtgggaagagattcaaACTGTTATGGTCGTTGAAAAAGCACCAGCGAAAACACACAGAGAAGATCTCACCAAGGGAAAAGCGTCACCACTGTTCCGACTGCAATAAGAGTTTTACTCGCGGATATCATCTTAAAAGACATCGGGAAAcgcacacaggagaaaagcctttccacTGCTCTAATTGTGACAAAAGCTTTGCAGGAAAGGAGAGGCTTAAACAACATCAACTAACACACAAGGAAAAGAAACGTCACCGCTGTTCAAGGTGTGATAAAAGATTTCCTGACATGGCAAAACTACGATCACACCTTCCAGTACATTCCGTAGAACTGGCACTCCACTGTTCTGACTGTGGAAAGTATTTCTTAAACAAGGCAAAGTTTGAAAGACACCAAAAAATACACACTGGAAGTGGAAAAATACCATTCCTCTGCACTGACTGCGGGGAGGGTTTTACAAATTTGCGTCAGTTTGAAGAccaccagcgaacacacactggGGAGAAACCGTACTGCTGCATTGATTGCGGAAAGAGTTTTGCACATGAAAAAACATTTAAGTGTCACAAGCAAGCACACAAGTTCAAACTTTCTGGAGAAAGAGCAGCCTATCCTTGCTCGGAATGTGGAAATACTTTTTCTCGTTCATGTGATGTGATGAGTCATGTGAGAAGGGTGCATAATAAAGAGAGACCTTTCCAGTGCTCCTGCTGTGGAAAAAGATTTTTCCAAAAGAACTCACTCACAATACACATGAGAatgcacactggagagaaaccgtacCACTGCTCAGAATGTGGACAAAGCTTCTCCCAAATGAACGACAGAAAACGCCACCAGAAGAGGCAACACTCTGGAGAGGAGACTTGA
- the LOC112253709 gene encoding oocyte zinc finger protein XlCOF6-like isoform X2, with protein MWELKTVEKAFQAEEMDTPEDLQDDNLIEREHFHSSNNEQQDGHLVVRRNVILERTKFNQRQQEAGETAEDFITALNCLSEHCGYGALLSEMIRDRLVAGLHDRRLSKQLQFDPELTLDKAVTRIRQTELVKKPQDLPEYTFKATSSAANVESVLSHSKQQCPANVQCQSEKNQNSERPQQPQTTQENAEDPLDTNDTDGFSPGGEKPHYCAYCGRSFQKVRDLIRHQRTHTGEKPHNCFDCNRSFARLDNLKSHQKIHVKDKHHFHSTKCVESFVLLEKLEKHLLENTFKATSSAANVDSVPELGKNQHPERLLPQTTLENREKPHHDTSDDPIVSSNGGDRRHPCSDCGKNFTRVYHLKRHQRTHTGEKPHHCSDCGKSYSQSYDLKIHHQRKHMKGKYFHCNHCEERFSKPEDLNTHMHVHAGEKPYLCPDCGKRFQLLNAFEMHQQKHTLGLLECSYCGKSFSKVDKLKLHQRTHTGEKHFRCPDCGKSFTRSDLLKSHQRTHKKEGDCLYCDKSFSEPGELKIHMEVHSQERPHLCPDCGKRFKLLWSLKKHQRKHTEKISPREKRHHCSDCNKSFTRGYHLKRHRETHTGEKPFHCSNCDKSFAGKERLKQHQLTHKEKKRHRCSRCDKRFPDMAKLRSHLPVHSVELALHCSDCGKYFLNKAKFERHQKIHTGSGKIPFLCTDCGEGFTNLRQFEDHQRTHTGEKPYCCIDCGKSFAHEKTFKCHKQAHKFKLSGERAAYPCSECGNTFSRSCDVMSHVRRVHNKERPFQCSCCGKRFFQKNSLTIHMRMHTGEKPYHCSECGQSFSQMNDRKRHQKRQHSGEET; from the exons atgtgggaactcaagactgttgaaaaagcattccag GCAGAGGAGATGGACACCCCAGAAGACCTGCAAGATGACAACCTGATCGAGCGGGAACACTTCCACAGTTCTAATAATGAACAGCAAGATGGACATTTGGTAGTTAGGAGGAATGTAATATTAGAACGAACTAAATTCAACCAAAGACAACAGGAAGCAGGAGAGACAGCTGAGGATTTTATCACTGCACTCAATTGTTTGTCAGAACATTGCGGTTATGGAGCTCTGCTCAGTGAGATGATAAGAGACAGACTAGTCGCAGGCTTACATGACAGAAGATTGTCCAAGCAATTACAATTTGACCCAGAACTAACACTGGATAAAGCTGTCACACGCATTCGTCAAACTGAACTTGTGAAAAAGCCACAGGACCTGCCAGAGTATACCTTCAAAGCTACCAGCAGTGCAGCAAATGTAGAGAGTGTGCTTTCACATAGCAAACAGCAATGCCCAGCCAATGTCCAGTGCCAATCAGAGAAGAATCAAAACTCAGAAAGACCACAACAACCTCAAACAACGCAGGAGAATGCAGAAGATCCCCTGGATACTAATGACACTGATGGCTTCAGTCCTGGAGGAGAAAAGCCTCACTACTGCGCCTACTGCGGTAGGAGCTTTCAAAAAGTAAGGGATCTTATAAGACACCAGCGAACACATACTGGAGAGAAGCCTCACAACTGCTTTGATTGCAACAGAAGTTTTGCTCGATTAGATAATCTCAAGTCACACCAAAAAATACACGTGAAAGACAAACATCATTTTCACTCCACTAAATGTGTGGAAAGCTTTGTCCTATTGGAGAAGCTTGAAAAACACCTGCTGGAGAATACCTTCAAAGCTACCAGCAGTGCAGCAAATGTAGACAGTGTGCCTGAACTTGGTAAAAATCAGCACCCAGAAAGACTACTGCCCCAAACAACtctggagaacagagagaagcctCATCATGATACTTCCGATGACCCTATTGTGAGTTCTAATGGAGGTGACAGGCGTCATCCCTGCTCCGACTGTGGGAAGAACTTTACACGAGTTTATCATCTTAAAAGACACCAACGAACTCATACGGGAGAGAAGCCTCATCACTGCTCTGATTGTGGCAAAAGTTATTCTCAGTCGTATGATCTGAAAATACACCACCAGCGAAAGCATATGAAAGGGAAATACTTCCACTGCAATCATTGTGAAGAACGTTTCTCCAAACCAGAGGatctgaacacacacatgcatgtacatgCTGGAGAAAAGCCATACCTTTGCCCagactgtgggaagagattccAGTTGTTAAATGCATTTGAAATGCACCAACAAAAACATACTTTGGGGCTTCTTGAGTGCTCTTATTGTGGTAAAAGTTTTTCTAAGGTGGATAAACTTAAACTACACCAGCGAACGCATACGGGAGAGAAACATTTTCGCTGCCCTGACTGTGGGAAAAGTTTTACCCGCTCGGATCTTCTGAAAAGTCACCAGAGGACACATAAGAAAGAGGGTGATTGTCTGTACTGTGATAAAAGCTTTTCTGAACCTGGAGAACTAAAAATACACATGGAAGTACATAGTCAAGAAAGGCCTCACCTTTGCCCcgactgtgggaagagattcaaACTGTTATGGTCGTTGAAAAAGCACCAGCGAAAACACACAGAGAAGATCTCACCAAGGGAAAAGCGTCACCACTGTTCCGACTGCAATAAGAGTTTTACTCGCGGATATCATCTTAAAAGACATCGGGAAAcgcacacaggagaaaagcctttccacTGCTCTAATTGTGACAAAAGCTTTGCAGGAAAGGAGAGGCTTAAACAACATCAACTAACACACAAGGAAAAGAAACGTCACCGCTGTTCAAGGTGTGATAAAAGATTTCCTGACATGGCAAAACTACGATCACACCTTCCAGTACATTCCGTAGAACTGGCACTCCACTGTTCTGACTGTGGAAAGTATTTCTTAAACAAGGCAAAGTTTGAAAGACACCAAAAAATACACACTGGAAGTGGAAAAATACCATTCCTCTGCACTGACTGCGGGGAGGGTTTTACAAATTTGCGTCAGTTTGAAGAccaccagcgaacacacactggGGAGAAACCGTACTGCTGCATTGATTGCGGAAAGAGTTTTGCACATGAAAAAACATTTAAGTGTCACAAGCAAGCACACAAGTTCAAACTTTCTGGAGAAAGAGCAGCCTATCCTTGCTCGGAATGTGGAAATACTTTTTCTCGTTCATGTGATGTGATGAGTCATGTGAGAAGGGTGCATAATAAAGAGAGACCTTTCCAGTGCTCCTGCTGTGGAAAAAGATTTTTCCAAAAGAACTCACTCACAATACACATGAGAatgcacactggagagaaaccgtacCACTGCTCAGAATGTGGACAAAGCTTCTCCCAAATGAACGACAGAAAACGCCACCAGAAGAGGCAACACTCTGGAGAGGAGACTTGA